Proteins encoded in a region of the Elizabethkingia bruuniana genome:
- a CDS encoding TIGR00730 family Rossman fold protein, translating into MNKEIKRITVFCGSSFGTESVYEEQAYELGKILAQNTICLVYGGANVGLMGAVANGVIENGGEAIGVLPHFLKGKEIAHENLTELILVDTMHERKTKMNELSDGVITLPGGYGTLEEFFEMLTWAQLGLHQKPIGILNINGFYDELLAFVQTMVNKGFLKSVNQDMLLVDDSIAGLINKMRNYKAPEVSKWIKKEEL; encoded by the coding sequence ATGAATAAAGAAATAAAAAGAATAACAGTGTTTTGTGGCTCAAGCTTCGGAACAGAATCGGTATATGAAGAGCAGGCTTATGAGCTTGGAAAAATATTGGCACAGAATACTATATGCTTAGTATATGGTGGCGCTAATGTAGGATTGATGGGAGCTGTAGCCAATGGTGTTATCGAAAATGGAGGAGAAGCAATAGGAGTTCTTCCGCATTTTTTGAAGGGAAAAGAAATTGCTCATGAAAACCTTACTGAGTTGATTTTGGTTGATACAATGCATGAGCGTAAAACTAAAATGAATGAATTATCCGATGGAGTAATCACTCTTCCCGGAGGCTATGGAACTTTAGAAGAGTTCTTCGAGATGCTTACATGGGCACAATTGGGATTACATCAGAAGCCGATAGGAATACTAAATATCAATGGATTTTATGATGAACTGCTGGCATTTGTCCAAACAATGGTAAATAAAGGTTTTCTTAAATCTGTCAATCAGGACATGCTATTAGTAGATGACTCTATAGCAGGGCTGATCAATAAGATGAGAAATTATAAAGCACCGGAAGTAAGCAAATGGATTAAGAAAGAAGAATTATAA
- a CDS encoding GNAT family N-acetyltransferase, protein MKSDIRSIGNSYSEPLINLILTIQQKEFNIPVGIEDQPDLIEIENFYQASGGNFWGAFIDGELVGSIAVVKFDEGAGAVRKMFVKKEFRGREYNIAQNLLKTLISYCKVNEIDDIYLGTVSVLKAAQRFYERNHFAKTQKEKLPVHFPLMSADDVFYHLKIN, encoded by the coding sequence ATGAAATCAGATATCCGTTCCATAGGAAATTCTTATTCTGAACCGCTTATTAACCTTATTCTGACCATTCAGCAGAAAGAGTTTAATATACCTGTCGGCATAGAAGATCAACCGGATCTTATTGAAATAGAAAACTTTTACCAGGCTTCTGGAGGAAATTTCTGGGGTGCATTTATTGATGGAGAATTGGTGGGGTCTATTGCTGTGGTAAAGTTTGACGAAGGAGCAGGAGCGGTACGGAAGATGTTTGTAAAAAAAGAATTCAGAGGCAGAGAGTATAATATTGCTCAGAATTTACTTAAGACTTTAATATCATATTGCAAGGTGAATGAAATCGATGATATATATTTGGGGACAGTATCAGTACTAAAAGCAGCACAGCGCTTCTATGAACGAAATCATTTTGCAAAAACCCAAAAAGAGAAACTTCCGGTACATTTTCCGTTAATGAGTGCGGATGATGTTTTCTATCATTTAAAAATCAACTAA
- a CDS encoding PepSY-associated TM helix domain-containing protein: MDKDLHKLQTKHHKKRGKTLVKKITGWLHLWLGLISGLIVFVVVLSGTLFVFCDEIIDLVAGSDKYIEYREGQQKIDADVLIAQFNTRHKEEGRKAFYIDEYKDPERSFRIASGIKRGGFSYTYVNPYNGKEIGSTTAYRFFYVVAHIHSQLLLGGFGKTVVGIASIIFFIQLVGGLILWWPQKWTKATRTSSFKFKRGVKWKRRNYDLHNVLGFYVVIPAIFVTITGLIMAYEVLESFTQKTFGGVPAVEARKLSKKYEPAFVEGKDFITMQDAIDITRVRHPENNQVRVSFFGGDDSTTYSILVGKFIGLKSAVDAHDINLNRYTGNEIEMPEILENHEKIEHTNFDLHVGYWGGYIGKTITFIVGIICSSLPITGVLIWWGRRNKKKPVAVVK; the protein is encoded by the coding sequence ATGGACAAAGACTTACATAAACTACAAACGAAACATCACAAAAAAAGAGGAAAAACATTAGTAAAAAAAATTACAGGATGGCTGCATTTATGGCTGGGGCTGATATCCGGTTTAATTGTTTTTGTTGTTGTACTCTCAGGAACTTTATTTGTTTTCTGTGACGAGATTATCGATCTGGTTGCTGGCAGCGATAAATATATAGAGTACAGAGAAGGGCAGCAGAAAATAGATGCCGATGTATTAATCGCACAGTTTAATACAAGACATAAAGAAGAAGGAAGAAAAGCTTTCTATATTGATGAATATAAGGACCCTGAAAGAAGTTTCCGGATTGCTTCCGGAATTAAAAGAGGCGGATTTTCCTATACTTATGTTAATCCTTATAACGGAAAGGAAATAGGAAGTACGACGGCATACCGTTTCTTTTATGTTGTCGCTCATATCCATAGCCAATTGCTGCTGGGTGGATTTGGAAAAACAGTAGTAGGAATCGCTTCTATTATATTTTTTATTCAGCTTGTAGGCGGTCTTATTCTTTGGTGGCCACAGAAATGGACTAAAGCAACAAGAACTTCATCATTCAAATTTAAAAGAGGTGTAAAGTGGAAGCGACGCAATTACGATTTACATAATGTGCTAGGCTTCTATGTTGTTATTCCGGCCATATTTGTTACCATTACGGGACTTATTATGGCTTACGAAGTATTGGAAAGCTTTACACAGAAAACCTTTGGTGGTGTACCTGCCGTTGAAGCCCGAAAGCTGTCTAAAAAATATGAACCTGCCTTTGTGGAAGGAAAAGATTTTATAACAATGCAGGACGCTATAGATATTACAAGGGTAAGGCATCCGGAAAACAACCAGGTAAGGGTGAGTTTCTTCGGTGGTGATGATTCTACAACTTATTCTATTTTGGTCGGAAAGTTTATAGGGCTGAAAAGTGCAGTTGACGCACATGATATTAATCTGAACAGGTATACCGGAAATGAAATAGAAATGCCTGAAATATTAGAAAACCATGAAAAAATAGAACATACCAATTTCGACCTGCATGTAGGGTATTGGGGTGGTTATATCGGGAAGACAATAACTTTTATTGTAGGAATTATCTGTTCCAGCTTACCTATTACAGGTGTTCTTATATGGTGGGGGAGACGGAATAAGAAAAAGCCCGTTGCTGTTGTTAAATAA
- a CDS encoding NAD-dependent epimerase/dehydratase family protein produces MSNHNLALVSGANGHLGNNLVRLLLKKGIPVRASVRNIKNKEPFEGLNCEVVQADITDKASFVKALQGVETFYAVGASFKLWAKNPEKEIYDVNIEGTRNTIEAAAEAGVKRIVYVSSIAALDYTKLPTKESNGYNPDRRDMYYNSKNDGEKLAFKMAKELGIELVSVMPGAMIGSEAFFPLNVSYGILKLILNKEIPMDTRITLNWVDVKDVAEGCFQASEKGRSGERYILANEQCMTITDTTVLAGKLYPELQLKKPAAVPKFMLYTLAGIMQFSAKLNSKPPLLTIKDIAMFSGLQQNFDISKARNELGFNPKKPEQILKESFAYLMEHKELL; encoded by the coding sequence ATGAGTAATCATAATCTGGCACTGGTTTCCGGTGCCAACGGACATTTGGGAAATAATCTGGTGCGTTTATTACTAAAGAAAGGTATTCCGGTACGCGCCTCAGTCCGAAATATTAAAAATAAAGAACCTTTTGAAGGGCTGAACTGTGAAGTCGTTCAGGCCGATATTACAGATAAAGCATCTTTCGTAAAAGCCTTACAGGGCGTTGAAACTTTCTATGCTGTCGGAGCATCTTTCAAATTATGGGCTAAAAATCCCGAAAAAGAAATCTATGATGTAAACATAGAAGGAACCCGTAATACTATAGAAGCGGCTGCAGAGGCAGGTGTAAAACGTATTGTATATGTAAGTTCTATTGCTGCATTGGATTATACAAAACTCCCAACCAAAGAAAGCAATGGTTATAATCCTGACAGACGGGATATGTATTACAATTCTAAAAATGATGGTGAAAAACTGGCTTTTAAGATGGCCAAGGAGCTGGGAATAGAATTAGTCTCGGTAATGCCAGGAGCAATGATTGGCAGTGAAGCATTTTTTCCGCTAAATGTTTCATACGGTATACTAAAACTTATATTGAATAAAGAAATCCCTATGGATACAAGGATTACATTAAACTGGGTGGATGTAAAAGATGTAGCTGAGGGTTGTTTTCAGGCATCTGAAAAGGGACGCTCGGGGGAGCGCTATATCCTGGCAAATGAACAGTGTATGACTATTACGGATACCACTGTACTGGCGGGTAAACTATATCCGGAACTTCAGTTAAAGAAGCCTGCTGCCGTTCCAAAATTTATGTTATACACTCTTGCAGGGATTATGCAATTCTCGGCAAAACTTAATAGCAAACCTCCTCTCCTTACTATAAAAGATATTGCAATGTTCTCTGGTTTGCAGCAGAATTTTGATATTTCCAAAGCCAGAAACGAATTGGGCTTTAATCCTAAAAAACCAGAACAAATTCTGAAAGAGTCATTTGCTTACCTGATGGAGCATAAAGAGCTTTTATAA
- a CDS encoding TonB-dependent siderophore receptor encodes MIKRITHLSVLVAPLFFYAQHTKTDTTSVGTIQEVSLQGTKSFRTKKSETVARLPLENLENPTVYSVVPKELISETTAIDFNTAVATVPGVVVNNGVNDSGNDIFLRGFTSNASFRNGLAINPRTQTEISNIERIEVVKGPSGTLFGGTMAKYGGVVNIITKKPQERFGGLITYTTGSWGMNRVTADVNTPLNKEKTALARFNFATFSQDSFQDAGFSKGTFFAGSVVYKVSDRLKISFDADYYAPYKTMNAFVRNSGVLTIKSLKDLTSVHDRSFTSNDIGSRRNVFNTMAEVEYKINDQWTSRTSFQRGESVENESIFLVLTYLDNNTVRRGIRPFDMYKITTNNIQQNFVGDFKIGKLRNRMVVGIDYFLQDSKNQYPMFKNNVFAVYDQVKLDDTTAWQGISRSGVNKLERTATNNQTDTFSTISGYVSDVLDVTPNLHVMGSLRWDYYNSDPSLENGVKNTKTEFSKSAFSPKFGVVYEVVKDKISAFANYVNGFTYNAPSLNQNGVMEKWAPEKGNQFEFGAKFDVLNKKLLATISYYDLRVTNRLIATPDGIGSYQDGKTMSRGIDAEVIVNPVAGLNIIAGYGYNDNKLQDRSANDGKRLIWTPKHVGNLWASYKFQSGAVEGLGLGIGANFVDKTKLDYVSGYLVPSYVNLGATIFYDRSRYRVGLKLNNVSNTTYWNFYGQPQKPREILANFSFKF; translated from the coding sequence ATGATTAAGAGAATTACCCATTTGTCGGTGTTGGTAGCGCCATTGTTCTTCTATGCCCAGCATACGAAAACCGATACGACAAGTGTAGGAACGATTCAGGAAGTGAGTCTTCAGGGAACAAAAAGCTTTAGAACCAAAAAATCCGAAACTGTTGCAAGGCTCCCTTTGGAGAACCTGGAGAACCCAACGGTTTATAGTGTGGTACCGAAGGAACTGATTAGTGAGACTACAGCAATAGACTTCAATACCGCAGTAGCGACTGTTCCGGGAGTGGTAGTTAATAACGGAGTTAATGATAGCGGAAACGATATTTTCCTAAGAGGATTTACAAGTAATGCCAGTTTTAGGAATGGTCTTGCCATAAACCCAAGAACACAAACAGAAATTAGCAATATTGAAAGAATAGAAGTGGTAAAAGGACCTTCCGGAACTTTGTTCGGAGGAACCATGGCCAAGTATGGCGGGGTAGTAAATATCATTACCAAAAAGCCACAGGAAAGATTCGGAGGATTGATAACCTATACCACAGGTAGCTGGGGAATGAACAGGGTGACTGCTGATGTAAATACTCCTCTGAATAAAGAAAAAACAGCTTTGGCCAGATTTAACTTTGCAACCTTCTCTCAGGATTCTTTTCAGGATGCAGGATTTAGCAAAGGAACCTTCTTTGCAGGAAGCGTTGTATATAAAGTATCAGATCGTTTGAAGATAAGCTTTGATGCCGATTATTACGCTCCTTATAAAACGATGAATGCATTTGTAAGAAACTCCGGCGTTCTTACTATAAAATCGCTTAAAGATCTTACCAGTGTACATGACCGCTCGTTTACAAGTAACGATATCGGATCCCGGAGAAATGTCTTCAATACCATGGCAGAGGTCGAATATAAGATCAATGATCAATGGACTTCCAGAACTTCATTCCAAAGGGGAGAATCTGTAGAAAATGAATCTATTTTCCTGGTATTGACTTATCTGGATAATAATACGGTAAGAAGAGGGATCAGACCCTTCGATATGTATAAAATTACTACCAATAATATCCAGCAGAACTTTGTTGGTGATTTCAAGATCGGAAAGCTAAGAAACAGAATGGTTGTCGGAATTGACTATTTTCTACAGGATTCCAAAAATCAATACCCGATGTTCAAGAATAACGTATTCGCGGTTTATGATCAGGTAAAATTAGACGATACAACTGCATGGCAGGGAATTTCCAGAAGTGGAGTCAATAAACTAGAGAGAACAGCTACTAATAACCAAACTGATACTTTTAGTACGATTAGTGGATATGTATCCGATGTACTGGATGTTACTCCAAACTTACATGTAATGGGAAGTTTGAGATGGGATTATTATAATAGTGATCCAAGCCTGGAAAATGGAGTGAAGAATACCAAAACCGAATTTTCAAAATCAGCATTTTCTCCAAAGTTTGGTGTGGTGTATGAAGTCGTTAAAGATAAAATTTCAGCATTTGCCAACTATGTAAACGGATTCACTTACAATGCACCTTCACTAAACCAGAATGGTGTCATGGAAAAGTGGGCTCCTGAAAAGGGGAACCAGTTTGAGTTCGGGGCTAAATTCGATGTACTAAATAAAAAGCTTTTGGCAACAATCAGTTACTATGATCTTAGAGTTACGAACAGGCTTATTGCTACTCCGGATGGTATCGGAAGTTATCAGGACGGAAAAACCATGAGCCGTGGTATAGATGCTGAGGTAATTGTGAATCCTGTTGCCGGGCTTAATATTATTGCCGGATATGGTTACAATGATAACAAATTACAGGACAGAAGTGCAAATGATGGTAAAAGACTAATATGGACCCCTAAGCATGTCGGAAACCTTTGGGCAAGTTATAAGTTCCAGAGTGGTGCTGTGGAAGGTTTAGGATTGGGTATAGGTGCCAATTTTGTAGATAAAACCAAATTGGATTATGTATCGGGATATTTAGTTCCTTCCTATGTTAATCTAGGAGCTACAATATTCTATGACAGGTCCAGATACAGAGTTGGGTTGAAGCTGAATAATGTAAGCAATACCACCTATTGGAATTTCTATGGACAACCCCAGAAGCCAAGGGAGATACTGGCTAACTTTTCTTTTAAATTTTAA
- a CDS encoding GNAT family N-acetyltransferase, whose amino-acid sequence MDYKITKASLEDLNETAELFNLYRVFYRQESDVEKGKAFLKERFLNSESDIFLAIVDGKAVGFVQLYKLFHYTKLQKQWLLSDLFVHPDYRGKGLSVALIDRSKQWCEETGACGLMLETEKTNDIGNTLYPRCGFEYDGLHNYYHWWK is encoded by the coding sequence ATGGATTACAAAATTACAAAAGCGAGTCTTGAGGACTTAAATGAAACAGCTGAATTATTTAATCTTTACCGAGTTTTCTACAGACAGGAGTCTGATGTAGAGAAAGGAAAAGCTTTTCTGAAAGAAAGATTCCTGAACAGCGAATCCGATATCTTTTTAGCGATAGTAGATGGTAAAGCAGTTGGATTTGTTCAGCTTTACAAGCTTTTTCACTATACAAAACTGCAAAAGCAATGGTTACTAAGCGATTTGTTTGTTCACCCGGATTACAGAGGTAAAGGACTTTCGGTTGCATTAATAGACCGAAGCAAGCAATGGTGTGAAGAAACCGGGGCTTGTGGACTGATGCTGGAAACAGAGAAAACAAATGATATAGGCAATACACTATATCCACGATGTGGTTTTGAATATGACGGATTACACAACTATTATCACTGGTGGAAATAA
- a CDS encoding helix-turn-helix domain-containing protein, whose protein sequence is MSIKYNIPAFLQYINLEKPKNDKVHVASYVHGNQVLRKSNPIEVDFYMLAIKINPNDVQPEEMSDAFAYFDRPDNALEWDFEISFTGYGIFVCKELLDKYAKEYNFMNYNNHEALFLTWEEKQILMDLFEKAYQEYEKENYAQGIIVSYASLVLSYVESFYKRQFESRKTAYNKVVDDFYLRLNAYFNENQDTITLPSVTYFAEKANLSANYFGDVIKHFTGISPQDHIRDNIIQTAKNKLSQTSLSVSEIAYSLGFDYPTYFTRFFRKETGFTPSVYRNQ, encoded by the coding sequence ATGAGCATCAAGTATAATATTCCTGCATTCTTACAATACATCAATCTGGAGAAACCTAAAAATGATAAGGTTCATGTTGCCAGTTATGTACATGGAAATCAAGTCTTGCGCAAGTCAAATCCGATAGAAGTAGATTTTTATATGCTGGCAATTAAGATAAATCCAAATGATGTTCAGCCGGAAGAAATGTCGGATGCGTTTGCTTATTTTGACCGCCCTGATAATGCGTTGGAGTGGGACTTCGAAATTTCTTTTACAGGATATGGAATCTTTGTATGCAAAGAGCTTTTGGACAAATATGCAAAGGAATATAACTTTATGAATTATAATAATCATGAGGCTTTATTTCTGACATGGGAAGAGAAACAGATTCTTATGGATCTATTTGAAAAAGCATATCAGGAATATGAAAAAGAAAATTATGCCCAGGGAATCATTGTTTCTTATGCCTCACTTGTACTTTCTTATGTGGAAAGCTTTTATAAAAGGCAATTTGAATCCCGCAAAACAGCTTATAATAAAGTAGTTGATGATTTTTATTTACGCCTGAATGCCTACTTTAATGAGAATCAGGATACAATTACATTACCGTCTGTTACCTATTTTGCTGAAAAAGCGAATTTATCAGCTAATTATTTCGGAGATGTCATCAAGCATTTTACCGGAATTTCTCCTCAGGATCATATCCGGGACAATATTATACAGACTGCAAAAAATAAATTAAGCCAAACCAGCCTTTCGGTGAGCGAAATTGCCTATAGTTTGGGTTTTGATTATCCGACTTATTTTACCCGTTTTTTCAGAAAGGAAACAGGGTTTACCCCTTCAGTATACAGAAACCAATAA
- a CDS encoding MarR family winged helix-turn-helix transcriptional regulator codes for MNVINEAGILAISTRLHRLSEQLRKDGAMIYQTFGIDFELKWFPVIFTIYKKEVAGVVEIANEIGYTHPSTINLLKELEKKKLIQWEKDKQDERKRLFMLTSEGKELIEKMQPVWELMSKILGDIADNENNLLKAIDEAEEKIANQSFYQRALQLKNSK; via the coding sequence ATGAATGTAATCAATGAAGCAGGAATTCTTGCAATATCCACGAGACTCCACCGCCTGAGTGAACAGCTCAGAAAAGATGGTGCCATGATTTATCAGACTTTCGGAATAGACTTCGAGCTCAAATGGTTTCCGGTTATTTTTACCATTTACAAAAAGGAAGTAGCTGGTGTTGTGGAGATTGCTAACGAAATAGGTTATACCCACCCTTCTACAATAAACCTGCTAAAGGAGCTTGAAAAGAAAAAGCTTATACAATGGGAAAAGGATAAACAGGATGAACGCAAAAGATTATTTATGCTTACCTCTGAAGGTAAAGAGCTTATTGAGAAAATGCAGCCGGTATGGGAGCTTATGTCAAAAATTCTGGGTGATATTGCAGATAATGAAAACAACCTGCTGAAAGCCATTGACGAAGCTGAAGAGAAAATTGCAAACCAGTCTTTCTATCAGCGGGCATTGCAGCTTAAAAATTCAAAATAA
- a CDS encoding helix-turn-helix domain-containing protein — MKLKNLFNIPEFARYINIHGLKNDTLHICKYNEESKLRNQSPPVGIDFYFLSIKSTKDIIIENPVKGEFTSDSYLYLDCPYNTMEWNLTPPVSGYSIMVSTDYLTKHVKDYNFMHYNNHEALFLTREEEVLLWDLFDKAYHEFCKEDFQRNILISYIVLILTYTQHFYNRQFDSRSRIYHKVVNRFQKDLEAYFNNREGISGLPSVAYFAQKTHLSANYFGDLIKHFTGKSPLDHIHYYITERAKQMLKTSEMTVNEISYQLGFDYPTYFTRFFRKRTGMAPKVFREL, encoded by the coding sequence ATGAAATTGAAAAATCTTTTTAATATTCCAGAATTTGCCCGATACATCAATATACACGGGCTAAAAAATGATACACTTCATATTTGTAAATACAATGAAGAAAGTAAGCTGCGCAACCAGTCACCTCCGGTAGGAATAGATTTTTATTTTCTTTCCATAAAATCCACAAAAGACATCATCATAGAGAATCCTGTAAAGGGAGAATTTACTTCAGATTCATATCTTTATCTGGATTGCCCGTATAATACAATGGAGTGGAATCTTACACCACCTGTCTCAGGATACAGTATCATGGTCAGCACAGATTATTTGACTAAACATGTGAAAGATTATAATTTTATGCATTATAATAACCATGAAGCTCTTTTTCTGACTAGGGAAGAAGAAGTACTCTTATGGGATTTATTTGATAAGGCTTACCACGAATTCTGTAAAGAAGATTTTCAAAGGAACATTCTTATCTCTTATATTGTTCTTATCCTTACTTATACTCAGCATTTTTATAATCGGCAGTTTGATTCCAGAAGCCGTATTTATCACAAAGTAGTCAACAGATTTCAAAAAGACCTGGAAGCTTATTTCAATAACAGGGAAGGAATATCGGGTTTGCCTTCTGTGGCATATTTTGCTCAGAAAACACATTTGTCAGCAAATTATTTTGGTGATCTTATCAAGCATTTTACCGGGAAATCACCATTAGATCATATTCATTATTACATTACTGAAAGAGCAAAACAAATGCTGAAAACCTCAGAAATGACGGTTAACGAGATTTCTTATCAATTGGGTTTTGATTATCCTACGTACTTTACCAGATTTTTCAGAAAGAGAACAGGCATGGCCCCAAAGGTTTTTCGGGAGCTGTAA
- a CDS encoding DUF4256 domain-containing protein translates to MSTRKNVLSAEQKEALLKNLKTRFEKNTSRHKGLDWNKVQERLEANPAKLWSLNEMERTEGEPDVVDYNAKTGEYIFYDCSAESPKGRRSLCYDREAWEARKQYKPENTAIDIAQEMGVELLTEEEYRSLQELGKFDLKTSSWIKTPASIRELGGAVFCDRRYNTVFLYHNGADSYYAARGFRGVLKV, encoded by the coding sequence ATGAGCACCCGTAAAAATGTATTATCAGCAGAGCAAAAAGAAGCATTATTAAAAAATCTTAAAACCCGTTTCGAGAAAAATACTTCACGCCATAAAGGTCTGGACTGGAATAAAGTTCAGGAAAGATTGGAAGCTAACCCTGCTAAACTTTGGTCGTTGAATGAAATGGAAAGAACAGAAGGAGAACCTGATGTTGTAGATTACAATGCTAAGACAGGCGAATACATTTTTTATGATTGCTCGGCAGAAAGCCCTAAAGGCCGAAGAAGTCTTTGCTATGACCGTGAAGCATGGGAAGCCAGAAAACAATACAAACCAGAGAATACAGCTATAGACATTGCTCAGGAAATGGGTGTTGAATTATTAACTGAAGAAGAGTACAGATCATTACAGGAATTGGGAAAGTTTGATCTGAAGACTTCAAGCTGGATAAAAACACCTGCCAGTATTCGTGAACTTGGTGGAGCTGTTTTTTGTGATCGCCGCTACAATACAGTGTTTCTTTACCATAACGGAGCCGATTCCTATTATGCTGCCCGAGGATTTCGCGGGGTATTAAAAGTGTAA
- a CDS encoding YggS family pyridoxal phosphate-dependent enzyme: MQDQIISNLQNILQRIEAACICSNRSPDEVRLLLATKTVPANRIKQALEAGSTLIAENKVQELKEKYDDLKEISHTNHFIGHLQTNKIKDILKYDVSCIQSLDRIDLAEKLQQRLEAEGRTIEVFIQVNTSGEESKFGVHPEKVLELIKRVSELNALKIKGLMTIGLFSAETEKVRTCFRLLKELQQQIISHNIPRVEMNELSMGMSGDLETAVEEGATIVRVGTAIFGQRIYPDSYYWNEDKV; this comes from the coding sequence ATGCAGGATCAGATCATTAGTAATTTGCAAAACATTCTTCAGCGGATAGAAGCAGCCTGTATCTGTAGTAACAGGAGTCCGGATGAAGTACGGTTATTACTGGCAACAAAAACAGTTCCTGCAAATCGTATCAAGCAGGCACTTGAAGCAGGCAGTACACTCATTGCTGAAAATAAAGTTCAGGAACTAAAAGAGAAATATGATGATTTAAAAGAAATATCCCATACCAATCATTTTATAGGACACCTGCAAACCAATAAAATAAAAGATATCCTGAAGTATGATGTAAGCTGTATCCAGTCACTTGATCGCATTGATCTGGCAGAAAAGCTGCAGCAGCGGTTAGAGGCTGAAGGTCGGACAATTGAAGTATTCATTCAGGTAAATACGTCCGGTGAAGAAAGTAAATTTGGTGTTCACCCTGAAAAGGTATTAGAATTGATTAAACGGGTTTCAGAATTAAATGCTTTAAAAATAAAAGGATTGATGACTATAGGCTTGTTTAGTGCAGAAACAGAGAAAGTGAGAACATGTTTTCGTTTGTTAAAAGAGCTGCAACAACAGATTATATCTCATAATATTCCGAGAGTAGAAATGAATGAACTGTCTATGGGTATGAGCGGAGATCTGGAAACAGCAGTAGAGGAGGGCGCAACTATAGTGAGGGTAGGTACTGCCATTTTTGGTCAGCGTATTTATCCTGATAGTTATTACTGGAACGAAGATAAGGTTTGA